From Sinorhizobium sp. B11:
GGCGATCAATCCCGGCACTCCTACCGACATCTGCCGGCCAGAGCCTTCCTGCCGAAGAGCCTTGCGATGGAAGCGACGCCCGCATGCCAGGCAACGGATGCGGCAGAAGCTCGGCGAACGACGGGCTGCGGGCCGGCCTTCGGGCGGGAGCGAGGTGTCAGTTGGCTCTCTTCTTTCATGGACCCAGCCTCGCCTTCCCGCATGTCTGCGCGTCCGGGCGAAATTGCTTCCTTGACGATCCTGCTCTCTGAAAGCTCGCGCTTGGTCACAACAGCGGCCTGTATCAGCTCGTCGATGTCGTGAACTTGCGGCTCTTCTTCAAAAAGCCGCTCGAGCTCTGCTGCTTCCTCAAATAACTGCTCGATGCTCATTCCATCTCACTCCGGAAACTTCAACCGTGAGGCAGCGGTATCAGGCTGCAAATTTCACGTAAATCGCGCAATGCATCGCGCTCGGGAGAAAGTCTGATCAAGGTCAACCGGTAAGGTTAAATACCTGCCGCCCCACGCTCTTTTGCCGGTCTGGGGGTCAATCCCCGCCGCCGGTCGTCGGCGGGCGGCGCCATCCGCACCTCAACGAAGCCCGCCAAGGGGTGTTTGGCGGGCATCTCAGGAGAAGGATTTGAAAAGGGCGCTTCCGGTCAGGGAGAGACACCCTTTTCGTACTGACTCTGGAGGCATCAGTGGAAGAAGAATTAATACGCTGATCGCCATCTTCAATCGGACTAAAGTCCCAAATGCCACCATCATCTTGGGTGAGGATCAGCACCGGCGGTCCGGCAAAAGAAACTCGCCGAAGCGGGCAAGCCTCTGTGAGGAACGGTGGAACCGCACGGCCGAAGCGATTGAAGGGTCAAGGAGACGCGCATCGGCCGCGCGATCCACCCGCTATAGACTGCAAAGGTGCCGGAAAGTTCCCGTTAGCCCTTGCCTCTGGCAGCAAATACCAGCGCTTTCAGCTGATCGAAATTATGGACGCCCTGACGGTACAGTTCGATCGTGATCGCGGCGATGCGCACCGTCTCCTCGTCATCCTTGTCGAGCTGGAATTCCGCCTTCACGGCATCCAGTACGCGCTGGCAAATGGCGAGGTCTTCCGATGTCATCGGTTGATCGCGCCCGCTTACGTGACGTTCAATCATTCGATCCCTCCATTATGGAAATCGGGATTCGAGATAATTTGTGATCGCGGATTTTCAAGCGGGTTTCGCCGGAATATGTAGGGCAGGCAGAGACCCGACCCCTCGTGCTGACCGGGCCTCCCCCATACCACCTCATAAGGCTGAGCATGGCGGCGGGTCCCTACCCCCTTCGCCGCTATCAGTCAATCGCCGGCGCGTTCCCTCCCGTCAGTGAAGAACGGTAAGGGCCGTAACGCCCGCTTCGTCCGCGGCCCGGATGATGGCGCCCCTGAGCTGGTCAGGGTCAGCCCTGCCGGTCATCACGTCCAGGCAGGCCTTTACGGCCGCCAGGAACTCCTCCCCGTCATCGGACGGCCATTCTCTCATCAACGCGTTGGCGGCTTCCCCGACCGTTCGGACAATCAAACGCCTGTTTCCATCCTTGAAGACAAGGATGACAGGATCGAACGATGCAGAAGTGTCCCATTTCATTACGCTTGGTTCCCGACCAACTAACATATCGGTAACCTTGCAAAACTCGTGCCGCTGCACGCGGTGGTTTGGCGACTGCCATTCGCCGCATGGCTGAATGACGAAAAACGGCCGGCGAAAGCCGGCCGTTTCAGATGCGGTAGCTGTTGCGTTCCTCAGACCAGGAGCGAACTGTTGATCAGGATGTCGCTATGGTCGAAGAACGCCTTGTTGACGCCGACGAAGGCGATGTCCTGGGCGGCGTCCTTGCCGGCGCCGTCGTGATCGTAGGAGAGCACGCCGGTGGCGGAATTGTAGGTGAGCACCGCATGATCGCCGCTGACCTTCGGGCCGTTCTTGACGAGCACGAGGAAGGCGTCGTCATCGACTACGCCGTTATTGTCCTTGTCGAGACCGGTGAAGACGGAGCCGAGCGAGATCTTGTCGTCGGCATCGAAATCCCAGATTGAATCCTTGTTGGCAGCACCCATTTCGTTGAAATGGAACGTATCGGCGCCGCCCTTGCCATAGAGGCTGTCATTGCCGGCGCCGCCGGCGATGAGATTGCTGCCGGCATTGCCGGTGATCATGTTGGCGAGGCCATTGCCGATGCCGTTGATGGCAGTGCCGGAAAGCCGGAGGTTTTCGACATAGGCACTGTCGTTCAGATTGACGCTGACCGAGGCCCAGATCGTATCCGTGCCGCCGCCTGCCGCTTCATCGACGACGCGGTCGCCGGCATTGTCGAAGACATAGCCGTCATCGCCAGCCGAACCATGGACCGTGTCCGCACCGGCGCCGGCATCGATCCAGTCCTTGCCCGACGTGCCGTAGAACGTGTCGGCAGCGGCCGAACCGACGATGGTCACGCGCTCCACCGAGGTCAGCGAAACGGTCGAGTGGTAGCCGTTGGCGCCGAGGATATCGTAGATGACCGTACCGGATTCCAACGTCGCGGTAACGTGCTGGGCGAGCGAAAAGTCCAGTCCGGCAGAATCGTTGCCGTCTTCACCGACGAAATATGCGGATTGGCCGTGGAGGAATGCTAGGGGATCCGCTTCCCCTCCCAAGCCCAGCTTGTACACCAGCACATCGTCACCAGTGCCGCCGTAGATGAAGGTGCTGGAGGCATCACTTGTCACCAGGAATGTATCGTTACCTTCCCTGCCCTCAAGCGTGTTACTGCCCGCACGGCCATCGAGGATGTTGTTGCCCTCGCTTCCCGTCAACCAGTTATCGAGTTCGTTGCCATAGCCTGACGCGTTGCCCTGAAGAAGATTAAGTTTTTCGAGGTTGGCCCCAAGAGTGTAAGTCGAAAGCGTCGTATTAACGGTATCGCTCAAACTGAAATTGCCGCCAAGTTCGATGACCTGATCGCCGACATCGTCAACGACGTAGGTGTCCATCTCGTCACCTCCAATCATCGTATCGGCCCCGGCGCCGCCGTTGATGAAGGCGGTCCAGCCACCACCTACCTTGATGTAATCATTGCCGGCACCCGTCACGATGCTTGCAGAGTTTACACTCGCCGCTTCGATGTAATTGTCGCCATTACCACCGTATACGCTTAGGAAGTCGGCGGTAACGTTATGGACGTTCAGCGGCGTATCCGAGAGCTGACCAGCGAAGAAAGCCTCATTCATCAGGTTATCGCCGTCAAAATAGAGCCAATATGGCCCCGTCCCAAGAGTAAGTCCGAGCGATGTATCAAACGAACCTATCGCCAGCGAAGTATCGGCGGACCCGCCCGTAAATGTCGTGCCGTCGATAAATTGACCGAAGTATTCGTCGTCAGTCTGAGTAAGAATGATCGTTCCCATTAAATCCTCACAAGAAAATTGTGCGAAAAGGCGATTTCTTTTACGGTTTGCAACCACATGTCAAAATGCCATGTGGGAAATTCTTAGCGGAGTGACTTGAGACATCTCGGCACTAGGCAGATCGCGGCTGACCGCCTGCCCGTCCCACAGAAACGGCCGGTCAAAACCGGCCGTCTCCAGTGCGCTAATTGCGTTCCTCAGACCAGCAGCGAGCTGTTGATCAGGATGTCGCTATGGTCGAAAAACGCCTTGTTGACGCCGACGAAGGCGATGTCTTGGGCGGCGTCCTTGCCGGCGCCGTCGTGATCGTAGGAGAGCACGCCGGTGGCGGCATTGTAGGTGAGCACCGCATGATCGCCGCTGACCTTCGGACCGTTCTTGACGAGCACGAGGAAGGCGTCGTCGTCGACAACGCCGTTATTGTCCTTGTCGAGGCCGGTGAAGACGGAGCCGAGCGAGATCTTGTCGTCGGCATCGAAGTCCCAGATCGAATCCTTGTTGGCTGCGCCCATTTCGTTGAAATGGAACGTATCGGCGCCGCCCTTGCCATAGAGGCTGTCATTGCCAGCGCCGCCGGCGATGAGATTGCTGCCGGCATTGCCGGTGATCATGTTGGCGAGGCCGTTGCCGATGCCGTTGATGGCGGTGCCGGAAAGGCGGAGGTTTTCGACATAGGCGTTGTCGTTGAGATCGACGCTGACCGAGGCCCAGATCGTATCCGTGCCGCCGCCTGCTGCTTCATCGACGACGCGGTCGCCGGCATTGTCAAAGACATAGCCGTCGTCGCCAGCCGACCCATGGACCGTGTCGGCACCGGCGCCGGCGTCGATCCAGTCATTGCCCGACGTGCCGTAGAACGTGTCGGCAGCGGTCGAACCGATGATGTTCACGCGCTCCACCGAGGTCAGCGTGACGGTCGAATGGTAGCCGTCAGCGCCAAGGATATCGTAGACGACCTTATCCCCATCGACGGTTGCCGTAACACGCTGCGCAAGCGAGAAGTCGAGCGCAGCGTTGTCGGTGCCGTCTTCACCGTCGAAAATGGCTGACTGGCCGTGGTCGATTGCCCAGGGAAGCTCTCCGCCGCCCAAGCCCTGCTTGTAGACCAGCGTATCGTCGCCTGTGCCACCGAAGATTGCGTTGCGCGATTGGTCGCTTGTGACGAGAAACCGGTCGTTACCCCCTCTGCCCTCAAGCACGTTATAGCCTGCGAAGCCGTTGAGGATGTTATTGCCATCGCTTCCGGTGAGGTTGTTGTCGAGTTCGTTGCCATAACCCGATGCGTCCCCCACCAACAGGTCGAGGTCCTCAATGTTCGCCCCGAGAGTATAGGTCAGGAGTGTTGTGCTAACGCTATCGTGAGAACCAAAGTTGCCGCCGAGGTCGATTACCTGATCGCCAACATCATCGACCATATAGGTGTCGTACTCGGATCCTCCGATCATTATGTCGGCGCCGGCGCCGCCATTTATGGAGACGGAACCAAAGGAGCCGACGGTGGAAATGTAGTCGTTGCCTGCGCCCGTTCCAATGGAGGCGAACGCCGAAGTGATTGCCTCAACGTGATCATCACCATTACCTCCGTACACGAAGAGCGTCTGAGCGGCCACATTGGCATTTAGCGGTGAGTCAGAAACGTTGTCGTAAGCATACGCGCTGTACATCGCGCTATCGCCGGAGAAATATGGAGATGACGAGGATTCTGAGCCGAGAACAACGCCTAGAGACGTGTCAAAAGCTCCGATCGACATGTATGTTAGATCGGTTGATCCGCCAGTAAACGTCGTGCCATCAATAAACTGGCCGAGATACGAGTTATTGGTATTGCTATAAGTAAGGACAAGCGTTCCCATAAAAACCCCACAAAAAATCTGCGCACGCGGGATTTCTTCCACAACCACAACCAGAAGTCAAAGTATTGGTTAACAAATACCCAATACTGTTGCGTCGCAGCAATATTTTAGATCATATAAATATATCGATACTATAGGCCGTCCTCGCCCATCAAAATTGAGGGGCGCCCAGCTTCCTGCAGCGCAGAAATACAGCAAAGTTGCGTCTGGAAGACGCAAATTCCTTTTATCACCACCGCAGTTTCAGCTTAAGCCCTTGGCAGGTCCTGCCGCCCTGCCTATCGCAGCCCAGCCTCCTCAAGCGAAGACCTCAAGACAGTGTACCCATCCGGCGAAAGATGCAGTTTATCAACGGCATAATTCGCGCAGCCCTGCTTGGCGAAGCCGCATGTCAGCTCATCCTCGTCGATCTTGACGAGCGTCACGCCGGTCTTTCCAGCAAGGTCCCGTTCGATATCCGCATTCACCTCCAGACGATCCTTGGCGCGGAAGGTGAAGCCCGATCCGCGCGGAAGGATGGGCACGACATAGATCGGGCTGTCGCTCCAGCGGCTTCTCAGCGCATCGACAACCGCCACGACACCCTGAGAAACTCCGCAGGGGGCAAAGGAGCCATCCCACAGGTTGTTGGTTCCGATGATGAGCACGATATTCTTGGGCTGGATGGCCGGCGGCATTTCCTTCAGGCGCCAGAGGAGCTCCTGGATGTGGTCGCCGAAGATACCGAAGTTTCCGACGCTTGCGGCCCCGAAATCCCGTTTGAGATTGGGACCCCAGTTCTCCGCCAGCGAATCCCCGAAGAGCGCCACGTCGAGCGCGCCGGAGATTTTCTGCTGCTGGCGTGCCTTCATGACCCGGGCGGGAGACTGTTCGATGACAGGGGTTTGCGCGACGAGAGCCTGAACGGGATCGCAGGCAGGAGCGGCAATCGCCTGGGATGCTGCGCAGAGCATTAGTCCGGCGATCGCCCAAGGGAGCCACCGCGTCAAGAAATCCGTCATTTCGGGCCTCGCTGCCGAAGCGTGTCGCGCTCAGTCACTGGGCCGCCACGCTTCAGGTTTCTGCTTTCCGCACGCCGTGACCGTAAACTGGCGGCACACGTCTGCGCGCCGCACTTTAACGTGCGGATCTTGCCGCGATTATGATGTGGCCGATAAATTAAAGCGCGGTCGCGATCTCCGTGATCCGCTTGCCGCGCTTTGGGTCCTTGTTACACACGCTTCTGCGCGACATGCTTCAGAAAAGAAACCACAGGAACACGGCCAGCAGCAGTGCGGCGGCGGCGAACTTCAGGATCGTGGCTGGAGCGAGCGGAGGCTTCCTGCGGGCGACGACATATGGCTCGATGATATTCTGGAAGAAAATGTCCCGGTCTTCGGGTCGAGCGGCCATCAGCTGTACGTAGCGGGATTTCGTGATACCGCTTGCCTGGCCGCTGCCGCCATCGGCGTACAGGATCTCGAGGCTCCGGTCGCTCTCATTGTACTTCACCTTCCGTACCTTGTGACATTCAAAGGAAGTCCAGGTCATTGTGGCGTCCAAATAGAATTGCTCCCGATGCGAAGGATTATTGCTCACCTGCGCCATGCGATAGCCAGGTGATCCCCATAGTTACTGATGATGCTGAGCTTGACAAATTGCCCATAATAGTTACTTGCCACCGCCTCTTTAGCTGCAATGCTAGGCCAACACCCCGTTTATAGCCGGGATGTGACGGTTGTTATATCTTTCGACGGAGAGCCGGGGTAGGAGATGGGCGGAACGATCCGGGTTCGTCTCCTGCTGGATTTGCAGCATCGGCAGCGGGCAAGCGAGAGTGGGCAGCAGGAAAGCCCACTGGAGTTTGCGCACCGCAACCGACAGAGGAAAGCGGTGCCCAGGTGAAGACCTCACCTGCTACGATACTCGATGAAGCCAGTGCACTATCTCTTGATCATCTTCATTGCGCCGCCGCTCATTGCGCTTGCGCTCGGGATTGTCGTGATCGTCTCGTCATTCCGTGGCGAGCAGGCTGACCCGCGCCCGACAGGAACGATCGGCGTCCGAAAGGGCGGCAGGATCGGCAATCCCGGCTATGTGCTTCCGCCGCCGTCGGACGGTGACTTTCAATAGAACTGTAGCCACCCCTCGCCCGCCACTGCCAGCGCGGCCTCGCCTTGTGCCGGCTCTCAGGATCTGCGCACCAGCGGCGGCAGCGTTACGAAGGGATTGTCGGGATCGTAGCTCGCCTTCGGCTTGCCCTTGCCGGGCTTGAGCAGCCCTGGTGCCAGGTGCCCCTTCGGGCCGAAGAGATAGGCGCTTCCCGCGCAGAGATGGGCAAGCGCACGGTAATCGAAATAGCGGAAAGTACTGTCGGCGAGGAAGGCCGCCTCGTTATAGGCCGTGCCCTTGATCTCGGCAAAGCGTGTCTCGGTCATATAGGCGTAGAGCGCCTTCTTGTTGAGCGATGCGCCGCTGCAGAGCGTGGCGAGCGAATTGGCGAGCTTCACCACCCTCAATGTCTGGGCATCCGGATTGTCGAGCGGCTTCATCGCCTCGGCGACATAGTGGTTCGTCGCCGGATCGTTCGTCATGGATTTCTTCCAGAAGGCCGGCACGTCCTCGGCTGCAGCGGAGCCCGGAGAAACAAGGCCCGCGGAAGCGATCGCAAGAAGCGCGGTAAGAACACAAAGTCTGAAATGATAGGTCACGCCATCCCCCGTTCGGCATATCGGCCCGGTGCCATCGCAAGCCCTGCGGAAATGCCCGTCAGCGCTGCTTCAGTTCGAGCCGGATCCTGTAGAAATTCGCGGCATCCGCCATCGCCTTCACGTCGCATTGCTTTGTGCCGACGGCGACGGTGGCGATGTCGCGGACATCGGTGGTCAGCCAGATCGGCGCCTCGCGCGTATAGGAGCGGCCGGGCAGCGCCCGCCAGTTGGCGAAGAAGATGCCGATCTCCTCGCCGGCCGCATTGAGGAAGGTCGCGACGACGCAGACCTGGTCGTCATCGTCAGGATCTTCGTTCTTCAGCGTGATTCGCGACATGACGGAATTCGTCTTCGGGTCGGCGCGGAAAGAGAAGCTGTAATATTGCGGCCGCTTCCAATCCCACTTGTCCTCGACGAGCTTGCAATATCCATCCTCGGAGGAAAGGCATTCCTGTGCTGCCTGGACGCGCCAGACATAGTTCTTCCATCCGTCCTCATCGGGAATGGGGGCGTGGTCGCTGGTCAGGAGGCCAAGGGCGATGGAGAGTTGTTTGAGGGTCGGCATAACGGGATGCTCGCCGGATTCGCCGCACCGCGCAAGCCCCTGACACCAGGGGCCTTCGGGCCGGACCAGACGATCCGGCCTTCTATCCTGTCAATGTGTTGCGGGCGCGCTCACGACAGTTGACCGCGCTTGCCGGTGACCATGCGAAACATCTGTTTTGCGCGTCCGTCGGCACCTTCGGCCGAGCGCGCATAGGCATCGCGGATATGGCGCGTGTAATACCAGCCGGGCGACGTGGCCGTGATCAGGTTTTCATAGACGACCGGCGGCACGTTGAAATAGCGGCGGTGGCCCTTGAGGCGAATCTCGATGTCGAGGACCCCTGTCGACGGGTCGTAGGCAACGGATTTCACGAGTTTTGACGAAAGTTCCATCGTTGCTCCATATGCTGCGTCGCACAATGGAACCATGGTTAAGATAATAGTCAAGCCTTTGTAATGTTTCAGGACACATTACCTCACAAACCTTGCCTAACGTGAAGCCCGCTCTAAAAGGCCGGTCCGCAGGCAGTTGCCGCCCTGCAGCATTTCGCCTCACCCGCTGCTTGCGCCAAAATCCGTTTTCCGTTGTGCCCACCCTAGTTCTCCCGCTATATAGGAGGAAATGCAAAATCTCGGAGACAAGCATGCGGCAGGAAGATATCGAGGAAACCGTCGCCGAGAGTGGCTACCGGCAGATTCGCGCCGACATCATCTTCGGCCGGCTTGCGCCGGGACAGAAGCTGAAGCTTGAAAATCTCAAGAGCGCCTATGGCACCAGCGTCAGCACGCTGCGCGAAATCCTGAACCGGCTGACCTCGGAAGGGCTCGTTGTTGCCGAAGGGCAGCGCGGCTTCGAGGTGGCGGGCGTTTCCGTCGCCGATCTCAGGGAGATCGCCGCACTCCGGCTGCTGCTCGAGGAACATGCGCTGGAACAATCCTTCGAACAGGGGGATGTGGAATGGGAGGCGCAGCTGGTGTCAGCCCATTACAAGCTGGCGTGCATGGAAAAGGTCATGGCGACGGGCGATACCAGCCAGGCCGAGGACTGGAAGCGCTATGACTGGGAGTTTCACCAGGCGCTGATTGCCGCCTGCGGCTCGCGCCTGCTGATGGAAACGCATTCGGCCGTCTTCGACAAATACCTGCGCTATCAGATGGTGGCGCTTTCCTATCGCGGCAACGTGGCGGAAGAGGAGCACCGGCAGCTGCTGGAGACGGCCCTCAAGCGCGACAGCAAGACCGCCAAGGAGATCCTGCAGCGCCATATCCAGGCCGGCGTCGAACATGCGCTCGGCCGGGGGCTGCTGTCGGCCCTGCCCGCGCAGGCCAGGGGATGACGGCCTGATGCGCAGCGAAAAACCCGTGCCGAAAATGGCAAGCGAAGCCTCCGAGACGATCAGCGATGTCGTCTTCCGGCAGGTCCGGCAGGATATCATCTCCGGCGCGCTGGCGCCGGGCACCAGGATCAAGCTCGAGCAGGCGCGCGAACATTATTCGATCAGCGTCTCGTCGCTGCGCGAAATCCTGAGCCGCCTTGCGATGGAAAACCTCGTGCTTGCCGAGGGTCAGCGCGGATTCGAGGTGAGCCCGGCCTCGATCAAGGAGCTGGAGGAGCTTGCCGATCTCAGGACAGTGCTCGAAACCCACGCGATCGGCCTTTCCTTTGCCGCCGGCAACCTCGAATGGGAAGGCCGCATCGTCGCCGCCCATCACAAGCTTGCGGCCGCCGAGCGGAAGCTGCTGGCGGGGGATGCCTCGAGGACCGTCGACTGGGTGCGTTATGACTGGGAGTTTCATCAGGCGATCGTTTCCGCCTGCAATTCGGCGACGCTGATGGCGACGCTGTCTTCGGTCTTCGACAGGTTTCTGAGATATCACATGCTGGCGCAGAGTTTTCGCGGACAGGCCGTGGTGGATGATCACAAGCTGCTGTTCGAGCTGGCGCTGAAGCGGGATGTCGAGGGTGCCAGGGCGGTTATTCGGCGGCATGTGCAGAGTGGTGTGGCGCATGTGCTGAAGAGTGGGCGGATTGGGTGAGCGGCTCGCGGTTGCGGGATTGTCGGTGCTAATGGCGGCCAGCTCAGCGGCCGGAGCCCCCTCACCCTAACCCTCTCCCCGCTGGGGCGAGGGAACGTGCCATGCGATGCCTCGAAGAACCCGCGACGTCACGGCTTCCCCCTTCGCCCCATCGGGGAGAAGGTGCCCGAAGGGCGGATGAGGGGGCCATTGACGCAAATGGCCAGAATAAAGAAATCGCTCCACAAAAGGCGGTGCCAATCTGCGACGACCTCACCTCATTACTTACCGCGACGCACCCTCACCCCGCATCCCTCGGAACCCCCTCCGGCCGCATCTGCTTCTTCAGCGCTGCAATCCTGAAAATCGCGTTCGGCGCCCCATAGCCGCGATAGCTCCGCCGCTCCACCACCTCGAAGAAGAATCCCTCCCCGTAAGTCCCGCTATAGAGCTGGAAATACTCGCCCTCCCCATCCCGGTCATAGAGAATGTTCTCCGCCTTCAGCCGCTCGGTCAGCTCCGGCTCGAGCCCGAAGCGGGCTTCCACATCGTCGTAATAATTGGGCGAGATCGGCAGCGGCTTGAAGCCTTTCGCGCGCAGGCGCTCGGCAGTGGCGAAGATATCGTCCGTGGAAAAGGCCAGATGCTGGATGCCGGAGCCGAATTTCTCGGCGATGAAATGGCCGGCGAGCGTGCGGCGGTTTTCGGCGCCGTTCATGGTGATGCGAAGCGTGCCCGCCTCATTCTCGATCACCTGGCTGCGCACCACCCCTGATGGGTCGATGATGTCGACGACAGGAGTTTTGCGGGTTTCGAAGATCGACGTGTAGAAGAGCAGCCAGGTCAGCATCTCGTCATAGGAGACGGTCTGAGCGATATGATCGACCTGCCTGAGGCCGGCATCGTC
This genomic window contains:
- a CDS encoding GDSL-type esterase/lipase family protein — protein: MTDFLTRWLPWAIAGLMLCAASQAIAAPACDPVQALVAQTPVIEQSPARVMKARQQQKISGALDVALFGDSLAENWGPNLKRDFGAASVGNFGIFGDHIQELLWRLKEMPPAIQPKNIVLIIGTNNLWDGSFAPCGVSQGVVAVVDALRSRWSDSPIYVVPILPRGSGFTFRAKDRLEVNADIERDLAGKTGVTLVKIDEDELTCGFAKQGCANYAVDKLHLSPDGYTVLRSSLEEAGLR
- a CDS encoding calcium-binding protein encodes the protein MYSAYAYDNVSDSPLNANVAAQTLFVYGGNGDDHVEAITSAFASIGTGAGNDYISTVGSFGSVSINGGAGADIMIGGSEYDTYMVDDVGDQVIDLGGNFGSHDSVSTTLLTYTLGANIEDLDLLVGDASGYGNELDNNLTGSDGNNILNGFAGYNVLEGRGGNDRFLVTSDQSRNAIFGGTGDDTLVYKQGLGGGELPWAIDHGQSAIFDGEDGTDNAALDFSLAQRVTATVDGDKVVYDILGADGYHSTVTLTSVERVNIIGSTAADTFYGTSGNDWIDAGAGADTVHGSAGDDGYVFDNAGDRVVDEAAGGGTDTIWASVSVDLNDNAYVENLRLSGTAINGIGNGLANMITGNAGSNLIAGGAGNDSLYGKGGADTFHFNEMGAANKDSIWDFDADDKISLGSVFTGLDKDNNGVVDDDAFLVLVKNGPKVSGDHAVLTYNAATGVLSYDHDGAGKDAAQDIAFVGVNKAFFDHSDILINSSLLV
- a CDS encoding GntR family transcriptional regulator, with the protein product MRSEKPVPKMASEASETISDVVFRQVRQDIISGALAPGTRIKLEQAREHYSISVSSLREILSRLAMENLVLAEGQRGFEVSPASIKELEELADLRTVLETHAIGLSFAAGNLEWEGRIVAAHHKLAAAERKLLAGDASRTVDWVRYDWEFHQAIVSACNSATLMATLSSVFDRFLRYHMLAQSFRGQAVVDDHKLLFELALKRDVEGARAVIRRHVQSGVAHVLKSGRIG
- a CDS encoding KTSC domain-containing protein, with protein sequence MELSSKLVKSVAYDPSTGVLDIEIRLKGHRRYFNVPPVVYENLITATSPGWYYTRHIRDAYARSAEGADGRAKQMFRMVTGKRGQLS
- a CDS encoding DUF982 domain-containing protein, with the protein product MKWDTSASFDPVILVFKDGNRRLIVRTVGEAANALMREWPSDDGEEFLAAVKACLDVMTGRADPDQLRGAIIRAADEAGVTALTVLH
- a CDS encoding calcium-binding protein; this translates as MGTIILTQTDDEYFGQFIDGTTFTGGSADTSLAIGSFDTSLGLTLGTGPYWLYFDGDNLMNEAFFAGQLSDTPLNVHNVTADFLSVYGGNGDNYIEAASVNSASIVTGAGNDYIKVGGGWTAFINGGAGADTMIGGDEMDTYVVDDVGDQVIELGGNFSLSDTVNTTLSTYTLGANLEKLNLLQGNASGYGNELDNWLTGSEGNNILDGRAGSNTLEGREGNDTFLVTSDASSTFIYGGTGDDVLVYKLGLGGEADPLAFLHGQSAYFVGEDGNDSAGLDFSLAQHVTATLESGTVIYDILGANGYHSTVSLTSVERVTIVGSAAADTFYGTSGKDWIDAGAGADTVHGSAGDDGYVFDNAGDRVVDEAAGGGTDTIWASVSVNLNDSAYVENLRLSGTAINGIGNGLANMITGNAGSNLIAGGAGNDSLYGKGGADTFHFNEMGAANKDSIWDFDADDKISLGSVFTGLDKDNNGVVDDDAFLVLVKNGPKVSGDHAVLTYNSATGVLSYDHDGAGKDAAQDIAFVGVNKAFFDHSDILINSSLLV
- a CDS encoding GntR family transcriptional regulator yields the protein MRQEDIEETVAESGYRQIRADIIFGRLAPGQKLKLENLKSAYGTSVSTLREILNRLTSEGLVVAEGQRGFEVAGVSVADLREIAALRLLLEEHALEQSFEQGDVEWEAQLVSAHYKLACMEKVMATGDTSQAEDWKRYDWEFHQALIAACGSRLLMETHSAVFDKYLRYQMVALSYRGNVAEEEHRQLLETALKRDSKTAKEILQRHIQAGVEHALGRGLLSALPAQARG